GTAATTTTCTGGTTACCTATAACTACTACAGTTTAACAGGGAAATTTTAGGTGGGTACTTACACGGCTTTACACATCTCTTACACAGAGGACAGTGTTTCCACGCTCTGCCGTCCTATAATATAACAATCACATATTACGTTGTGTCTCATGTAATGCAAAAAAGCTATAAATCTACCCCTGCACTTTAAAGGGATCCTGACTATGCAGGCAAATTGGAAATAATCACAAGCCCACCTAAGGGGTAAAATGTGATCGGACAAAGTGTCTACCAGTGTATGGATGTACAAGTCTGTGGGTGTTGTCAGACGCGGCACTTAAATTGCGGTTCCATGGTGTCCGCCCCGGGTGTCACTGCATGTGACCGCACCCAAAAGAACAAATCCCTTTCTTCAAGCATTATATGGTATCACAGGGGGTGCCAATATGACACCCATGTGGGCAACTAGTCGAGAAATGCATGTCTAACAGACAATTTCAAGACATTTTGGACATTGTGGAGTGTCTGAAGGAATTCCTGCAACAGCTGCCAATATACAAATAGTGAAGCCTAAGCGAAAAACACTGACACATGGGAGACCTACAGTAATGCATCCAGCAAGGACACATAAAAACACACACCAAAAGTGCAaaactctcaaaaaaaaaaatcagactgcATAACAGTAGCACTACATTCACACACTCATTCACAACGGCCAGTCACACATTCTGTTATCTATAGCGGAAAATATAGCGCAGCAGTCTGTGTCTTTATTCCCACCATAACAATGGATTTTCTATGGAGAACGAAATACTGTGCACCGTGCATTTCCTATTTCTTTATGTATGTTATATCTTTCAATAAAGCTTATCGAACAGAAAATGGAAAGCGTCCCAGAAAGCACCTgaggcaggtgtgaactgagctgtACAAAAAAAGCAAGAGAAGGACCATTACCTTAGAGGGGCAGGACATGCAGATGTCACAGTGTATATTCTGAGAAGCCACGTATCTCTTACAGACTGCGCAGAACCTGGATTGTCAAATaggaagtcattgtacaggaatatataggaATAATCTGCTTACAAAATTAATTTGTGAATcatataatgtgtacatgtatatattcaGTTACTATACATAGATATCATAGGATAGAATATAACAAACCAGGTCAAGTGCTGGGACCCCCAGGGTCCTGGCTGATCTAATTGAGGAGACAGGAACCCACTACTAGTCCTGTACATGCTCAGTCaagtagaattaaaaaaaaaaaatttgtttagaATCTTACTGATATTTTGCTATTGTTTCATGACATTGTTCTTCATTGTTGTATGTGCATGTAGTGTTCTGACATCAGCATATACATGTATCCGCCATACTCTACCTGTAGCCTTCACTTTCTGGAAGGACAATCCTTTCTGGGGAAATGTTGGTGAATATGCGGACAGGCGATTGCTTCCGTCCTGTCTTGCCATATTTATACATGGTGTGGTTATCATAATCCACCTGGAGAGGTAGAAGAAGATAGTCCCAGGGTCAGACGGCTTATCACATGGGCAATCGTCAGGTACAAGAGCTCTTAGGAAGAAGTAAATGTCCTCCATACAAGTCACCGCTTTTGGCATCATTGGCAGTGCATTGCCTTGTATACACAgggatatgtaatatatatatacagtactgctAATATTCACCCAAAATAAGAGGGAGGAAAGAATGCAGCAATTTAggcatttatatataaaaaaaaaaacaatatatgagtaagatagatataatagatgtgatatagaatagatagatagatagatagatagatagatagatagatagatagggacaAGTTACCAACTTGGTGCTTCTGGCTTATAAGCTATAGCTAGGCACCGCTGTACAGGCAGGTCGTGGGTTACCTAGCCTCTACAAGCAAGTGTAGTTTATTTATAAACACTTTGCTACATAGTTGTGTATTCTTGATTGAGTTTTAgatacatttttacttttgtgACCCCTGCTGGTGGTTCATGAGGGTAATCTGTATTGGTCCTTAGTAGGTGACTAGACATATGCATCAGGTCCACACCACCACAAGATTTTTAACGTTAGTTGTAGTTCACCAATCAAGTGTTGTAGCAATTGCACTAATACACCAGTATTTTATCATTTGTTTTCAATACAAGCTAAGTTTTAGACtcatgggtctcagtgaggtccttatggaccttttttgtatataatttGCTTGCAAGAGTCTGACCTGACCGACCCCCAGCACAAGTCACTCACCTGATAATCTAACATGGTGAAACCCGGAAAACACTGAACGATACGAGTCTCAAAGAAGTAGGGGAAGATCCAGAACATGGGCAGCTCGGCAGAATCACCTGTAACACAGCATTTTACTGCTTAGTAGTCATATACCAAGTGTGACACTATGGGGGATGTTTATAGGGATAGAAATATTAGCAAAAGCTCCTCCAAGCAAATAGAAAACCCCAAAACTAAAAGAAACCCTGGTATTGTAGGCCCACAATGGTAATGTTATTATTTCTAACACATTCATATATTCTTTACATGACGGGGAAAAACCTGCTTGTCCCCAACATAATGTCCGTGTATTGTCACTgggaaaatggtaaaagatgggTATGGCACGCCCCCTTGTGGACAGATGTATGCTCTGCAATGAGAAGGCTGGTCCGCAGGAAAGCCGTTCTGTCTCCTGGGGGAGGCTCTGTTGCAGAGATATATGTCGGAGCTGGCAGGAGGAATATGCCAGAACTATAAGCAGGAATATTACATGGCACATATCATATGTCCCTGATACTTCAGAAaacaaattatttttcatttctttagtttctccagtactccacaatacaaatattatatattgtGCTAACGAACCCTTTGATGCGCTGTATTGTACAACCACACCTGGTCGTGtgcggtcacacaggtgcacggctcgttatactggtcatgtgatgtcacacaggtgcacggctcattatattcctggtcatgtgatgtcacacaggtgcacggctcattatattcctggtcatgtgatgtcacacaggtgcacggctcattatattcctggtcatgtgatgtcacacaggtgcacggctcgttatatccctggttgtgtgatgtcacacaggtgcatggctcgttatattcctagtcgtgtgatgtcacacaggtgcatggctcgttatggtcatgtgatgtcacacaggtgcacggctcgttatatccctggtcgtgtgatgtcacacaggtgcacggctcgttatatccctggtcatgtgatgtcacacaggtgcacggctccttatatcacacagctctcattacactctgtgatataacgagtaaAAGCAAAATGGGACCAAagcaatacacatatacatcattCCCACTCACCTGGGTCTGATGTCGGGCTCCACATGTTGCTAATTTTTTTAAAGCTGAAAGCCAGAGGTTCCACTAAACCTCCAAACGGTGGATCAGTCACCATGATGACCCCTCGCCCGCCATCTTCCCGCAGGAACTTCTGACACATGTTGTGTGCGGCCTGGAATACATTATCAGGATGTGACACTGAGCAGAATACAACGTGTACAAGCCTTCCCTTATACTGTAGATGTATGACCAAGATGGAGAATATTTACCTCTCCGCCAAAAAAGTGGTGGTTAAACATGTTGTAATGTCCAAATTCATCCTCGCCATAGAACTGAGAATACCTGAAACAAGTAAAAGACATTACTGTTATAAGGAAACTTTGCTAAAAAAGTCTCGGTCAGTCATGGACACTGATCTGCATGGGCTGCATGTGCTATTAGGGCCTGTGCCTCGGGCGTCCAGCCACAGAGGCCGTGATAccaaccaaaacgcaccgtgtgactgtGCCTTTACAGTGTATAGGAGTGGGAGCATGGTAGGGTCTGGGTCACTGTATATAGGAGTGGGGTCACATGTAATATTTATAATATCTTGAAGTGTGGCATAGGaagtcataggggcacatttatcaaacatTGGTGATATGTGCCCCTGCTGCCCgctggatctatcaggaggcccCAGACTTTCGATATATCCTGTTGGGCAGCAGGTAGTCACATACCGGGAAATGCCCCTATTTCTGGGTTTGTacaccaaaattctggcgcacaagccctgataaatgtgccccctagTCTACAGGAGTGGAGGTGCTTATAGCATTAGTCTCTAGTAGTGGTTGATATCTATAGAAGCAATAGATTTTATTCTTATCTTTATAGCAATGAATAACATTGGTTTAATTACTTAGTAATGATGGGATAATAAAGTTAATAATGGTTGTATATTAAAGGGGCACGTTCAGGCTTAGTACAGCTAACATTATGTGTAATGGTTACACTATATAGTATCAGTGCTCCGGACATTATGTGTAATGGTTacactataccagtgatggcaaaccttttagagaccgagtgcccaaactacaacaaagacccgcttatttatcgcaaagtgccaacacagaaatgtaatttgtgatttatactcccttctctgtcacagttttcattgataccaacaccctgaggacactaataaagcagaaaatagtcccaggtagagctgtcactttaaaatagatctgtgcacagcaagtcctgggctgtctggggctgcaggaagatacctggagtcatttctggtgatggcctgggtccccacagaaagggctctgagtgccacctctggcacccgtgccataggttcgccatcactgcactatagtatTAGTGCTCCGGACATTATGTGTAATGGCTACACTATAGTATTAGTGCTCCGGACATTATGTGTAATGGCTACACTATAGTATCAGTGCTCCGGACATTATGTGTAATGGCTACACTATAGTATCAGTGCTCCGGACATTATGTGTAATGGCTACACTATAGTATCAGTGCTCCGGACAGGTATCTGCCCCCCTACCTGAAGTCAATGTCTAACAGCAGACTCTTCACCTTCCGTTGTGACTCTTCGAGGCTTGATTTTGATCTTATCCACTCGTGTAACCTGAAAAAAATGGGATATATGATATATTATTTTTCTATCTGTCCTCCCCATTCTTGGGAAATTATTTAACGCACTTCCAGCAGCTAGTATACTGTACTGTAGAGGTCAGGGGTGCACCCCTAACGCTAATTGTAGACATACCTGGGggtgcccacacacagcacccgctTATATCCCAGCCTGGTAATTGCATCCAGGAAGAACGAGCAGCTCCTATCTGTAAACAGGTATTGGGCGTTACTCTTCTTATTCTCCAGAGGATGCAGGAGCTGACTAGGTCTCCTCAGGTGAGATATAGAGACATCACCAAGAACATGGTGCCCCGAGTGCTCCTGCCAGTCGCCCTCCAGCAACAGCTGCTGACAGTCTCTGCAAAACTTCCTTTTGGCCAATGGGAGTGCAACAAACTCTTGAAACCTGTGAaagataatatataatatattataatctacACACAAATTAATATTAAtgcacatttatataattttattaaagaTATATCTATTAGTAACAGGTAACCTTGTCATGTACTGCTGATGGCTCATAGGGGGCTGACAGCTGCGATTATACTCTTCTCGTGATTGAAGTCGGGCTTGTGAGACCTGCCAACATTGAACAAAGAAAAGTGAAATATAAATGTCCAATAAAATATAAAGCGTAGCCTAAATATTCTATAACGGGGGTTTTATTGAACTAGGAAATCTGCCCtcgaatgataaaccagggagacttgctcatagatccgggcaccgtgactctggtaatctttgttagccatggtctccttccttctaaaatccacatgatcaattatgctaatgagcccaaagttGCGGTGGGGGCAGGGCCGGatcaagggtggtgggggcccctgggcgcaaactggtgggggcccttccaaccaTGTTTtaggaagtatatagccagcccctgtagtatacagcctgccagactgCGTATATAGCCcttcagctcctgtagtatatagcctgccaacctcagtcggaaactggtgggagcccctttaaaagtgaaagtggtgggggccaaggggctcaagccccgggagcccctcctttaatccggccctgggtggGGGTATTATCAGAGTCCCTACATGCTGcagcctcacaggctgttacactgtgtgtgATGTCCTGGAGTTTGGCCTCTATAAAATCTGGTCCCTGAAGTATTTGCCTAAGGGATACAGTGGTACTGATCACCCCACTAGGCTTCCCCAATTCAGATATCCAGGTAATAAGGCCCTTTTCTCTATTCCCAGCATCCATATGACTATCCCGAATCTCCTAGTTCGGCTGCATGATACCATACCAACACCAAGTGGTgagaataggtttcaaaatgggccttgttatactgtatgtgtgtccgaAAATACCACCTTGGAGCTCCTTCCCTTAAGCTTTCAACCTACCGAATATACtcgaaccgagtataagccgaggtatctatttttagcacaaaaaactgggaaaacgtattgacacgcgtataagcctagggtgggaaatgcagccgctactctctaattaaatgtccacaataATCCCTCTAAttaatataatctccagcagagtgcccccataaaaatAAACAGACATAGACCATAATTCTCTGATCACATGTATtaaccttttaaatgctgccaggaAACCTGTCAGTGGTTTTTAAAATAGATCCActcgttaacacccgcgatcggtgctggcacctatTACAGGTTTTATCCCTTACATGCTGTGGACTGAAGTCTGTGTTAGTGTCCGGGGACCTAAACCCACAATATTCTGCACAGAACCAAGTATTGtggttcgggtctgctcatcaataTTGACAGGTCGTAATATTAGGGGGTCCAGAATGTAATAAAGCTGGCACTGCAACAGATTAAAGTATTATTATAGCGCTTGTAATATTTTAATTCTATCTTTATTTCTTTTAGACTTTTAGGACATCATTGCTCTCCCTATAAGCACCAAAAGCGTCATCTGCTAGAGGCTGTGAGCTGCGGAGGTGAGGAGATGGATGCAGTTAGGTCCGAAGATTTCTCTCTGGATTACttgtatatgtcctgtatatgGAGGACGTGACTACCCCTCTCCATGGATCATATGAGAAATTCTATAAAACCTGGCAACCTTGGAAGACATTCGAACAAACAACCAACTACAGCAATGCCACGTGAAATACTGCGGTGGTCTCATCCTTAACCCTAATCTGATCTGATCTTgggctattacaggcagtccccgggttacatgcaagatagggtctggaggtttgttcttaagttgaatttgtatgtaagtcgaaactgtatattttataatggaagttctagacaattttttttcttttgccccagtgacaattggagtttcaaaatttttggtgtacagtaattggaccaagaattatcaataaagcttcattacagacatcttacagctgatcattgcagtctgggactatagtaaagcatccagagagcttcaccagaggtcacagtgggcagaggggtccgtctgtaactatgggttgtctgtaagtcgggtgtccttaagtaggggaccgcctgtatatattgtcTACTCATAGTATGGCTGTACATCGTTCTACAGTTTACTATGACATTTAGATTTCTTTTCGCTGGGACTGCAATCCTCACACTGTTACTGTTCCTTTGCTCTTTTAgccaaataacattttttaataaaatatatatatagatatattaggaGAGGGGTCTTTCTGTGGCATCCATATGCCCCATTATAGAGAAGGAGTGATTTGACCAACCCCTTTTATAGTTTCTCTTCGCACATATTACGATTATGTTTACCTTTTCATCTGCCCACTGAAAAAAGCGACAATCTTTCCTGTCACGACAGGCAGAACAGGCGAAAAACCTTCTGCCTTGCTCCTTCCCCTGAGACACCTTCACAAATAATAGCGTTGGGCCTGTGGAAATATAAGGACGCAGAGTTATTATAACTACAAGTAACAACTGACAGACTGGTAATACGAGACAGGGAAACAGATGAGAAAGAAcaccaaggctacattcacactgccgtatgggggacgtatatatggccaacgtttatacagcccccatagacggcaatcggCGCCAATGCCATACGGGaggggtacggtgcagcacacgtgcggcactgtaccgttccgtagccgggagaaagataggtccAAAGGGATAGCTAGAGCAACCTGAAATATGATGATCTCTACCATGAGCTGCGTTTATACCTAAAAGCTTGCAATTGTCTGGAACttgcccctgtcttttgtgtgtgtgtctgtgttttAGGCTTGCTTGATTTATCTTACAGGGTTATAAATCTGACAtgagttttttgttttgtttttttttttttaggctacattcacactgccgttgcccgcctgtaccgtaccgtagcgggcaacggcagtgtacggggagaggaggaggaggtgagcgcagctcacccccgcccctctccatagcaacctatggcgcacggcgccgtattacgggaaaagataggaccgctcccgtagggtgccgtgcgcccttaggagtgtatgggggacgtatattggctatatatacagcagccgtatatacgtcctccatacgttcgtgtgaatgtagccttagtctttttaaaataaaaaaaaattgcaattctgTCACAGTGAACTGGGTGAGTGCCAAATTTGCAAGTCCAAAATTTTGGTCGCAATCAGAGTCAAGTCGAAAtcaagggcaaattcagacaggCATTTTTTTATACCCATAAgctattgttttgtttttgtgtggATAGCTTACGGACCCATTGATTTCCATGGGTCTGTTCACACGTCCGTTGTTTTTAACAGATGAGAAAGAAAAatagtgcatgctgcaatttATTCTTTCATATTCAGACCAcagacctccatagaagtcaatggatccacaAAAACAGCGGCACATGGATGACATCAACACAAGTGTCTAGATCTAAGTGCACCAACGATCAGGAGGGAAACACAACATGTGGATGCGCCCTTATGTTTGCAGCTGACTTCAagctattgctctctgttatcagcttcCTTCAGGCCACCATAGAGTTAGTCAAAGTGATTACTAACCGGAGGTCCCGAATACGGTTCTGATCGGCACTATTTGGAACATGTATCCACTACTGGGCACCTcccaatatttaaaggggttaaaccaaGTTTAGGCATGAGTTTTGCTACGTAAGATGATTTTCAGTTGGATTTGAGGGGCAGATGTCAGGATATTGGGATATACATGTGAGTGTATGGCAATACTTGGAGGATACGGCGGGTATTATAGCGGATTATTGTGCGTCTCACCATGTGGGCAGTGGGGGACATGCTCTCCGCTCCGGGCACTCAACAGCACTTTGATGCCTTCCCTCTGCAGCgcttcccctgcctcctccatgCTGGGATCTCTGCTGATGTCACTGGGAGGGGCCagaaatgtgtcatgtgaccagccacTGCTTAAAGGGAGTGTGCAACTTGGAGGGGAAACAGTTAAAATATCATTGTAACAGTAGAAGCACTGGTGCTTCACAACTGTATCCGAAAACACAAACTAAACTGCATCCAAAAATCTCAATTTTTGTGGGTTTCAAGGTGGCAACTGGTGACAGCTGGTCGCTCAGTCCGCGCACATCATTGCCAGACCAAGCTTTACTGCAACTAGAGGGGAGACCCTACAGAGAATATATACTATCACTGTACTAATATATATGACTGGTGTAATATTTGGGTAGGTTTAGGGCATTACATGCAATACAAGGAGCAGGCAACCTATGAAGGAACCTATGGGCTCTGTTACATTTGGGACCATTGTAACCCGTGTTATAAGGATGCAGAAAAATAAAGTTGCATTTAAtaaatttaaggaaaaaaaaaagcttc
The DNA window shown above is from Engystomops pustulosus chromosome 1, aEngPut4.maternal, whole genome shotgun sequence and carries:
- the ZCCHC4 gene encoding rRNA N(6)-adenosine-methyltransferase ZCCHC4 isoform X2; the protein is MEEAGEALQREGIKVLLSARSGEHVPHCPHGPTLLFVKVSQGKEQGRRFFACSACRDRKDCRFFQWADEKVSQARLQSREEYNRSCQPPMSHQQYMTRFQEFVALPLAKRKFCRDCQQLLLEGDWQEHSGHHVLGDVSISHLRRPSQLLHPLENKKSNAQYLFTDRSCSFFLDAITRLGYKRVLCVGTPRLHEWIRSKSSLEESQRKVKSLLLDIDFRYSQFYGEDEFGHYNMFNHHFFGGEAAHNMCQKFLREDGGRGVIMVTDPPFGGLVEPLAFSFKKISNMWSPTSDPGDSAELPMFWIFPYFFETRIVQCFPGFTMLDYQVDYDNHTMYKYGKTGRKQSPVRIFTNISPERIVLPESEGYRFCAVCKRYVASQNIHCDICMSCPSKDGRAWKHCPLCKRCVKPSWSHCSSCNRCALEDHSCGSTVKGCFLCGDEDHKRSSCPRRLVSAIHNK
- the ZCCHC4 gene encoding rRNA N(6)-adenosine-methyltransferase ZCCHC4 isoform X1 — protein: MEEAGEALQREGIKVLLSARSGEHVPHCPHGPTLLFVKVSQGKEQGRRFFACSACRDRKDCRFFQWADEKVSQARLQSREEYNRSCQPPMSHQQYMTRFQEFVALPLAKRKFCRDCQQLLLEGDWQEHSGHHVLGDVSISHLRRPSQLLHPLENKKSNAQYLFTDRSCSFFLDAITRLGYKRVLCVGTPRLHEWIRSKSSLEESQRKVKSLLLDIDFRYSQFYGEDEFGHYNMFNHHFFGGEAAHNMCQKFLREDGGRGVIMVTDPPFGGLVEPLAFSFKKISNMWSPTSDPGDSAELPMFWIFPYFFETRIVQCFPGFTMLDYQVDYDNHTMYKYGKTGRKQSPVRIFTNISPERIVLPESEGYRFCAVCKRYVASQNIHCDICMSCPSKDGRAWKHCPLCKRCVKPSWSHCSSCNRCALEDHSCGSTVKGCFLCGDEDHKRSSCPRRLVSAIHNKGQNQSKRKLKQCAKKGASVPAGWKKKKKKQKKKKASSGTS